One segment of Platichthys flesus chromosome 15, fPlaFle2.1, whole genome shotgun sequence DNA contains the following:
- the scn4bb gene encoding sodium channel, voltage-gated, type IV, beta b, with protein sequence MEVLSVGVDPPRLGPPYAATGLIFSLLLGVWSAQALEMFVGKIPFLEAVNGSTVLLPCTYASCIGIENLYFNWQYNENGTMQKVCESLIESEESVPHVSIYRERVEFVGKNHHNNVSILLWNITFDDAGQYTCFGRNPKEKGRNHSAIFHLIVVDEVRVVDKTLTIIIASAVGGAIGFLMAFMLLKNLTIFILSKLEEKNKECLVTSSGIDNTDNGLSGSKADSKPTPKKK encoded by the exons ATGGAGGTGCTGAGTGTTGGGGTCGACCCCCCGAGGTTGGGCCCTCCATACGCAGCCACCGGCCTGATCTTCTCGTTGCTGCTTG GTGTTTGGTCTGCTCAGGCCCTTGAGATGTTTGTAGGGAAGATTCCCTTCCTTGAGGCCGTGAATGGCAGCACAGTCCTTTTGCCGTGCACTTACGCCAGTTGTATCGGCATCGAGAATCTCTACTTCAACTGGCAGTACAACGAAAACGGCACCATGCAAAAG GTGTGCGAATCACTGATAGAGTCAGAGGAGTCGGTGCCACATGTCAGCATATACAGAGAACGAGTGGAGTTTGTGGGGAAGAACCATCACAACAACGTCTCCATCTTGCTGTGGAACATCACCTTCGATGACGCAGGACAGTACACCTGCTTTGGACGCAATCCAAAAGAGAAGGGCAGGAACCACAGTGCCATCTTCCACCTCATTGTGGTGGATGAGG TGAGGGTGGTGGATAAGACACTGACCATCATCATCGCCTCAGCTGTGGGCGGAGCCATTGGGTTTCTGATGGCCTTCATGTTGCTCAAGAACTTGACTATCTTTATTCTTTCCAAGCTTGAGGAGAAAAA TAAGGAGTGCCTTGTAACTTCATCAGGGATCGACAACACAGATAATGGCCTCTCAGGATCCAAGGCTGACTCAAAACcaacaccaaaaaagaaatGA